From Zingiber officinale cultivar Zhangliang chromosome 5B, Zo_v1.1, whole genome shotgun sequence, the proteins below share one genomic window:
- the LOC121985177 gene encoding protein HOTHEAD-like, whose translation MELGRQRMLISVAAAAIIIFFCFNGFCYAQNSYGFVRQAADSPRVSFQDYIIVGGGTAGCPLAATLSKRFDVLVLERGGSPYGNANISNLASFIENLAYLTPTSPAQRFVSEDGVINTRARCLGGGTCINAGFYSRASRLEVKDMGLNPKLADQSFQWLERELVFWPQLTEWTSAYRAGLLEAGVTPDNGFTYQHLDGTKVGGTTFDPTGHRHTAADLLKYADPARITVLLRATAQRILFRNVTGQHKNPQAYGVVYKDEAGNIHEARLKGCSSGEIILSAGALGSPQLLMLSGVGPADHLKSFGIEVVLDQPMVGHGIADNPMNIFAVPSPEPLTITSVQVVGIGPGYYMESLTGFNLVAALLGGNSPTVPYFFQGGVVGEKLARPLSRGYLRLKNLDPEDNPSVTYNYFTEPEDLRTCVEALQTVMRVIDTQALSEFRYPNQTVEYLQALTANLVVNNRARSAEDATSLEQYCSDLVMTIWHFHGGCEVGKVVDHEYRVIGVGGLRVIDGSTFSFSPGTNPQATLMMLGRYMGVLIGNGGVEASD comes from the exons ATGGAGTTGGGAAGACAAAGAATGCTCATTTCTGTTGCTGCTGCTGCAATTATTATCTTCTTCTGCTTCAATGGCTTCTGTTATGCTCAGAACT CGTATGGCTTCGTTAGGCAAGCGGCAGATTCTCCACGGGTGTCGTTCCAAGACTACATCATTGTCGGCGGCGGGACAGCAGGCTGCCCCTTGGCCGCTACCCTCTCGAAGAGGTTCGACGTGCTAGTGCTGGAAAGAGGCGGATCGCCTTACGGGAATGCCAACATTTCCAACCTCGCCTCTTTCATCGAGAATCTCGCCTACCTCACCCCGACCTCGCCGGCACAGCGCTTCGTCTCCGAGGATGGCGTCATCAATACACGAGCTCGCTGCCTCGGAGGCGGCACCTGCATCAACGCTGGGTTCTACTCGCGCGCCAGCCGCCTGGAGGTGAAGGATATGGGATTGAACCCGAAGCTGGCCGACCAGTCGTTCCAGTGGCTGGAGCGAGAGTTGGTTTTCTGGCCTCAGTTAACAGAGTGGACTTCGGCATACAGGGCAGGGCTTCTGGAGGCCGGAGTCACCCCTGATAACGGATTCACCTACCAGCACTTGGACGGCACAAAGGTCGGGGGAACCACGTTCGACCCAACCGGCCATCGCCACACCGCCGCCGATCTGCTCAAGTACGCTGACCCCGCCAGGATCACCGTGCTCTTGCGCGCCACGGCGCAGAGGATCTTGTTCAGGAACGTTACCGGCCAGCATAAGAACCCCCAGGCGTACGGCGTGGTGTACAAGGACGAAGCCGGCAACATCCACGAGGCCCGCCTCAAGGGCTGCTCCTCAGGCGAAATCATACTGTCAGCCGGCGCTCTCGGTAGCCCGCAGTTGCTCATGTTAAGCGGCGTCGGCCCCGCGGACCACCTCAAGTCCTTCGGCATCGAGGTGGTCCTGGACCAGCCGATGGTCGGCCATGGCATTGCCGACAACCCGATGAACATCTTCGCCGTGCCTTCGCCGGAGCCACTGACTATCACTTCGGTTCAAGTCGTCGGAATCGGGCCGGGCTACTACATGGAGTCCTTGACGGGCTTCAACTTAGTCGCAGCGCTTTTGGGAGGCAACTCCCCAACCGTCCCTTACTTCTTCCAAGGTGGCGTAGTAGGTGAAAAATTGGCAAGGCCTCTCTCCCGAGGATATCTTCGTCTCAAGAATCTCGACCCAGAGGACAATCCATCAGTAACCTACAACTACTTCACGGAGCCTGAGGATCTTAGAACATGCGTGGAGGCATTGCAGACGGTCATGAGAGTGATCGATACCCAAGCGCTGTCCGAGTTCAGATACCCGAATCAAACGGTGGAGTACTTGCAGGCTCTCACTGCGAACTTAGTAGTCAATAACAGAGCAAGAAGTGCAGAGGACGCCACTTCGCTGGAGCAATACTGCAGCGACCTCGTAATGACCATTTGGCATTTCCATGGCGGGTGTGAAGTAGGAAAGGTGGTCGACCATGAATACAGAGTGATCGGCGTGGGCGGGCTCAGGGTGATTGATGGATCCACTTTCAGTTTCTCCCCGGGAACTAACCCTCAAGCAACTCTCATGATGTTGGGCAG GTACATGGGAGTTCTGATAGGAAATGGTGGTGTTGAAGCAAGTGACTGA